GCCCGGCGTCGCTGGAGTGATAGATGGTGTCGGTGCTGTCGGCGGCCAGCAGCCGCTGCGTGGTCACTGCGGTCAACACGGTGGGAACACCACCGCCGGGAAGGCGGCCGTGCTCGGTCCAGTTGCGACCGCCTTGACTGCTGAGCACGCGGCCGTCCGCCGCGAGGGCGACGAGCATGCCGGGCCCGGTTGCGTCGACGGCGATGAGGGCGGGGGCACCGGGAACGGCGTCGAAGGTGCGCCCGCCGTCTGTGCTGCGCTCAAGGCCCTTTCCCGTGGCGGCCCACACCGTCTCGGGGGTTTTTCTGTAGGCGGCGAGGTCGAGAAGCGGCTGTTTGGCGCGCTTGTTCCAGGTGCGGCCGTGGTCGGCGCTGGCCCACAGTCGACCGCTCTGGCTGTCGAATCCGTAGAGGGACGCGCCGGCCTGTTGGAGGGCGTGGAAGTCTGCCTCACCTTCGGCGGAGAGGGTCTTCCAGGTGCGGCCAGCATCGGTGCTGCGGATCAGGCCCAGGTGGGGCGAGCGGGCATCCGGGTCGGTCGGGGAGGGGTGGCCGCTGGCCAGAAAGGTGGACGGACCGGTGACGGTGAAGCCCATGGTGTCCTGGTAGCGGTCGGCCGCCCGAACCGCCTCGCCGTCGCTGAGGCGGAAGACTCCGAGATGGCCCGCGGCATAGACGGTGCCGTCGGCCGGGTCGACGCCGAGGCCGTGCAGATGCCCGGTCCCAGGATCGGCGGCCGGAG
The DNA window shown above is from Streptomyces sp. Alt3 and carries:
- a CDS encoding F510_1955 family glycosylhydrolase — translated: MIASVHIPRRRGRAALLAAASLLLAACTGPETDAGTPAADPGTGHLHGLGVDPADGTVYAAGHLGVFRLSDGEAVRAADRYQDTMGFTVTGPSTFLASGHPSPTDPDARSPHLGLIRSTDAGRTWKTLSAEGEADFHALQQAGASLYGFDSQSGRLWASADHGRTWNKRAKQPLLDLAAYRKTPETVWAATGKGLERSTDGGRTFDAVPGAPALIAVDATGPGMLVALAADGRVLSSQGGRNWTEHGRLPGGGVPTVLTAVTTQRLLAADSTDTIYHSSDAGRTWKILHQSTQAAEDH